DNA from Flavobacterium aestivum:
CATTTCAAAATGGTAATACAACAATCTGAATTAATACTCAATCCTGACGGAAGTGTCTATCATCTTAATTTAAAACCAGAGCATATTGCTCATGATATTATTTTTGTAGGTGATCAAGATCGAGTAGAAAAAATAACCAAACACTTTGATACCATTGAATTTTCTACCCAGAAAAGAGAATTCAAAACCCAAACAGGAACCTATAAAGGAAAACGCCTAACCGTGATGTCTACCGGAATTGGTCCTGACAATATTGACATTGTAATTAATGAGCTCGATGCTCTTGTCAACATTGATTTAGAAACCAGAAAACCAAAAGAAGAACTTACTTCTTTAAACATTGTCCGAATAGGTACTTCAGGCTCTCTGCATACTGATATCCCTGTGGATAGTTTTGTGTTGTCAAAATTTGGATTAAGTCTTGATAATATGCTCCGTTCCTATTTGATCTCTGAGGTTTCAAATACTGAAATCGAAAATGCATTTATTCAGCACACCAATTGGGATTTACAAAAAGGAAGACCTAGTGTTGTTTCTTGTTCTTCTGCATTAGAAAAAATAATCGAAAGCGATAAAATGCACAAAGGAATTACAGCTACTGCTGGAGGTTTTTACGGACCTCAAGGAAGAATTTTACGTTTGAATATTCAAGATAACAACTTGAATTCTAAAATGGATAATTTCCTTTTTGAAAACAATAGAATTACCAACCTCGAAATGGAAACTGCTGCTATTTATGGACTTTCAGCACTTTTAGGACATAATGCGCTTTCGCTAAATGCAATTATTGCGAATCGCGCTTCGGGGACTTTTAGCCAAGATCCATATAAAGCGGTTGATGAATTGATTTCATATACTTTAAATAAACTTTCAAATAGTATCTAAATGCAAAATGTAATTTTAAAATTCGAGCAGCTACTTAACGAAAATGCTATTTATTTTCCAACTATTGACAATGCGGTTTTAGAAGTAAAAAAACCTGGTAAATGGTCTAAAAAAGAAATCTTAGGACACTTAGTAGATTCGGCAATTCATAATTTAGTTCGTTTTACAGAAATAAATTATCTGGAGAAACCTTATCACCACAGACCATATAGCCAGATTGATTTAGTTAATTTGAACCAATATCAAACGATGGATATTAACGAATTGGTACAGCTTTGGCTTTCATTAAACAAGCAAATTATTAGAATTTTCAAAAATGTTAATGAAAAAGCACTCGATTATAAAATTATCATGATTGATCAATCGGTAATTGATTTAAAATTTCTAATGACCGATTATGTTGAGCATTTAGAATATCATATAAATCAAATTAAATCTTAACCATGTTTTTAAGAGTTGCCAGACATACCAATAATTTAGAAAAAATAGAAACTTTCTATGTAAATATTCTAGGTTTTGAACGTCTGGGCGGCTTTCAAAACCATGATAATTATAATGGCGTTTTTATTGGAAAGTCTGGTTTAGATTGGCATTTTGAATTTACTGAATCAAATGATAATGTCAATCATCACCCTGATGAAGATGATATTATAGCCCTATATCCAACTACTGTTTTAGAATACAACAACCTGTTAGAAAACATTTCAAGAAATAATATCTCAATAATCACTTCAAAAAATCCGTATTGGAATCAGAACGGAAAAATGTTTCTTGATCCAGATGGCTATCGAATTGTTATTTCGCCTCTAAGAGCAAAAAACATAATTGCAAAAAATCAATCATCTAAATCAAATAAATCAATGAATATACTTTTAGAAACAGAACGCCTTATTTTAAGAGAAATATTGCCTACTGATGAAATGGCTATATATCGTTTAGACAGTAATCCTAATGTGCACAGATTTTTGGGAAACAACCCAATTACAACAATGGAAGAAAGTCGCAAATACATAGATCACATAAGAAATCAATATACACAAAATGGCATTGGGAGATTTGCAGTGGTTTTAAAAGAAACTAATGAAATGATCGGCTGGTCAGGAATAAAATTTATTACCGAGCCAGAAAACAACCATGTCAATTTTTATGAAATTGGTTATCGATTCATTGAAGAACATTGGGGCAAAGGATACGCTTATGAATCTGCTAAAGCTTGGCTTGACTACGGATTCAACGAAATGAAGATTCAAAAAATGTATGCGTCTGCCAATAAAGAAAACGTGGGTTCTATAAAAATTCTTAAAAAAATCGGAATGCAACAAGTTTCTGAATTTGATTGGAATGGCATTCCTTGCTATTGGTTTGAGCTGGAAAACAAATAGATGACTCTTAAAACATAGGCAAAAAAGGATAAAATTTAACGTAATCTGAGGCAAATTTTCTATTGAATTTGGATTACCATAATTATTAGATAAGAGTTACATTTGCATTTTGAAAAATACTACTATGAAAATAATTCTTACTGGAGCTACTGGGGTTTTGGGATCGCATGTTATGTATGAAATTCTGGAGCTTTTTATAAAAAACAATAATAATGATGACAAGCTTTATATCATTGCCAGAAACAAAGGGAATAACACGGCTCTAGATCGAGTAAATGAATTATTGTCGAGTACTTACACTCCAAACCTGCTTAAAGCAAAAGGATTAAAGAAGCTTCACGAATATCTGGAAATTATTGATGTTGATTTAGCTTCTATAAAAGATACTTTTTCAGAAAAAATAAAAGGAGCTTATTTCATACATTCTGCCGGATACGTTAATCTATCTACAGATGAAGACTTAAAAGAGAAAATTTTTGATGAGAATGCCAAAATAACAAAAGCGTTATTTACAATTTTTCATCCCTTTATAAAAAAGTTCATTTACATAGGTACCGCTTTTTCATCAGGAATTCGAAAGGGTCTAATCGATAATGATTTTCATAATTTAGATTTTACCCCTGAGCATCGCAATGCTTATGAAGACGCTAAATTTCATTCGGAAAACTTTATAGCTCAAGAATGTAAAAAATTAGGATTACCATTTCAAATTTTGCGCCCAAGTGTTATTGGCGGAAAAATGTTAGGAAATGAAAATAATTATTTCATTCCAAAATACATGGTTTTTTATCTTTTGGCCAAATTTTTTCACTTTACTTCACAACGCAAAGGCGAACAAGAGAATGTACGTTTTATAATCAATGAAGAAACAGGCTTAAACATTATACCTGTTGATTATGTGGCAAAAGTAATTGTAAATACTTTTGAAAGAAACGATATCGAACAGCTTAATATTGTAAACAACAAAAGCTTTAATATTGTAAAAGGCTTGCAATTAATCATGAAAGAGGTTGGCTATACCAATTTTACTTTAATACAAAACACCTTAGATTTTAAGTATAAAAACACCATCGAGAAATTGTATTATGAAAGTATCGGAAAGCATCTAAAACCTTATTTTATTACAAATGCCAACGAATACGATACCACATTGTTGAATACAATTCTTGAAATTCCGAAATTAGACCATGAAGCATTTACGAATATGATTCGCTATGCGATTTTAAATAATTTCAAAGACATTAATGTATAGTTACAACTGAGTTTCTAAGAATCCAGATTCTTAGAAACTCAGCATACTAGTATCATAAAATTGTTAAACAATATCTTAAATCAATAATTTGAGCTAGAAAGTATAAATAAAAAAAAGTACTTTTACGAAAAGCAATAGATCCCTACTTTTGGGTATTATGATACAACCTAACAAAACTAATTTTCAAGCCCTAAAAACCAAGTTTCAGTTGAAAAAACCTTGGGATAGTGTTGTTATTTTAGTTTTAAGTGTCTTAATCACCATTCCGCTTTTTATAATATTCCACGAAAATTTAATAAATCCCAATTGGTATTTTAATTGTGATAGAATTGTACTTTTTATAGTCCTTTTAGCTGTAATTCATTACACTTTGTATTCCTTGCGAACGATCATTATCATTTGTATCGTTCTGTATCTTTTAGTATTGATTTATAGCAGTTTATTCGGTAATTTCAACTTCAACAGTGTTTTTGATGATTACAATTCTATGTTATACTCCATGAACAACAACCCGTATCCACAAGATATTATTATTGCCAAGTTATTGCCTTTCCCTAATAAATCGCAAATTATAAAAGCCATAGAATACGAAAATCCTAAGGTTAGAAATTTTGCTGTTTATGCTACAACAAAGCATTTTAAAAACATTAGAGGTTATTCTGAATACAGAAATATAATCCAATGTTTTGCCGTATTCAAAGAGGTAAATAGCCGTTGGAATTACGTTAATGACCCCAAAGATCACGACTACATCGCAACTGCATCCGAATCTCTACTGTATTTTTCAGGAGATTGTGACGATCATTCCATATTGATGGCTGCAACTATCAAATCTATTGGAGGAACTCCTCGTCTCATTCATACCAAAGGTCATATATATCCAGAAATTTGGATAGGCTCTATGAAAGATCTGGAAAAAGTGAATTACCTGATAAAAAATATTCTATTTGCTCAAG
Protein-coding regions in this window:
- a CDS encoding SDR family oxidoreductase, which gives rise to MKIILTGATGVLGSHVMYEILELFIKNNNNDDKLYIIARNKGNNTALDRVNELLSSTYTPNLLKAKGLKKLHEYLEIIDVDLASIKDTFSEKIKGAYFIHSAGYVNLSTDEDLKEKIFDENAKITKALFTIFHPFIKKFIYIGTAFSSGIRKGLIDNDFHNLDFTPEHRNAYEDAKFHSENFIAQECKKLGLPFQILRPSVIGGKMLGNENNYFIPKYMVFYLLAKFFHFTSQRKGEQENVRFIINEETGLNIIPVDYVAKVIVNTFERNDIEQLNIVNNKSFNIVKGLQLIMKEVGYTNFTLIQNTLDFKYKNTIEKLYYESIGKHLKPYFITNANEYDTTLLNTILEIPKLDHEAFTNMIRYAILNNFKDINV
- a CDS encoding DinB family protein, which encodes MQNVILKFEQLLNENAIYFPTIDNAVLEVKKPGKWSKKEILGHLVDSAIHNLVRFTEINYLEKPYHHRPYSQIDLVNLNQYQTMDINELVQLWLSLNKQIIRIFKNVNEKALDYKIIMIDQSVIDLKFLMTDYVEHLEYHINQIKS
- a CDS encoding GNAT family N-acetyltransferase; translation: MFLRVARHTNNLEKIETFYVNILGFERLGGFQNHDNYNGVFIGKSGLDWHFEFTESNDNVNHHPDEDDIIALYPTTVLEYNNLLENISRNNISIITSKNPYWNQNGKMFLDPDGYRIVISPLRAKNIIAKNQSSKSNKSMNILLETERLILREILPTDEMAIYRLDSNPNVHRFLGNNPITTMEESRKYIDHIRNQYTQNGIGRFAVVLKETNEMIGWSGIKFITEPENNHVNFYEIGYRFIEEHWGKGYAYESAKAWLDYGFNEMKIQKMYASANKENVGSIKILKKIGMQQVSEFDWNGIPCYWFELENK
- a CDS encoding transglutaminase, with translation MIQPNKTNFQALKTKFQLKKPWDSVVILVLSVLITIPLFIIFHENLINPNWYFNCDRIVLFIVLLAVIHYTLYSLRTIIIICIVLYLLVLIYSSLFGNFNFNSVFDDYNSMLYSMNNNPYPQDIIIAKLLPFPNKSQIIKAIEYENPKVRNFAVYATTKHFKNIRGYSEYRNIIQCFAVFKEVNSRWNYVNDPKDHDYIATASESLLYFSGDCDDHSILMAATIKSIGGTPRLIHTKGHIYPEIWIGSMKDLEKVNYLIKNILFAQESYKKQLNYHIDERGQVWLNLDYTAKYPGGPFLSEEILGALTLD
- a CDS encoding nucleoside phosphorylase, whose translation is MVIQQSELILNPDGSVYHLNLKPEHIAHDIIFVGDQDRVEKITKHFDTIEFSTQKREFKTQTGTYKGKRLTVMSTGIGPDNIDIVINELDALVNIDLETRKPKEELTSLNIVRIGTSGSLHTDIPVDSFVLSKFGLSLDNMLRSYLISEVSNTEIENAFIQHTNWDLQKGRPSVVSCSSALEKIIESDKMHKGITATAGGFYGPQGRILRLNIQDNNLNSKMDNFLFENNRITNLEMETAAIYGLSALLGHNALSLNAIIANRASGTFSQDPYKAVDELISYTLNKLSNSI